Proteins co-encoded in one Stomoxys calcitrans chromosome 5, idStoCalc2.1, whole genome shotgun sequence genomic window:
- the LOC131997613 gene encoding uncharacterized protein LOC131997613, whose product MSCKMNKITTQQQFAKMMELLEANPNLARAYHSGLHKVNTKEEWAKIAIELNSIGPPMRQGTEWMKVWADFKCNLKKKLLHNKAECRATGGGPHKQFVLTTVEEAASSLLQLDSIVNSDGEIGVSNTPLKSSYCPMDTTKENESSEYISTPRIRKKVETKADKTEKTALLENQLKVQTELYSQVKDSLQNVERYNRKIFKIKEEELKIYKAAEKREEEKFLLYKKELKSKEDFRNKLLKARTEEIEIKKRRIELDEWKSGIRE is encoded by the exons ATGAGCTGCAAAAT GAATAAAATAACCACGCAACAACAGTTTGCAAAAATGATGGAATTGTTGGAGGCAAATCCAAATCTTGCGCGTGCGTACCACAGCGGCCTACATAAAGTAAATACCAAGGAGGAATGGGCGAAAATTGCCATTGAATTAAATTCCATTGGGCCTCCCATGCGCCAAGGTACGGAATGGATGAAGGTGTGGGCAGACTTCAAATGTAATTTGAAAAAGAAGCTGCTGCACAACAAGGCAGAATGCCGTGCAACGGGAGGAGGGCCACACAAACAATTTGTGCTGACGACAGTGGAGGAAGCTGCCTCAAGTTTGCTGCAGCTAGACTCCATAGTAAATTCGGATGGAGAAATTGGAGTCTCAAATACTCCACTTAAGTCCAGCTATTGCCCTATGGACACCACAAAGGAAAATGAGAGTAGTGAGTATATCTCGACACCGCGAATTCGGAAAAAAGTGGAAACAAAGGCTGACAAGACAGAGAAGACTGCGCTGCTGGAAAACCAGCTAAAAGTCCAAACCGAGCTATACTCTCAAGTGAAGGACTCTCTACAAAATGTGGAGAGATACAAtagaaaaatcttcaaaattaaagaagaagagCTTAAAATTTACAAAGCTGCAGAAAAAAGGGAAgaagaaaagtttttattatataaaaaggagttaaagAGCAAAGAAGACTTCAGAAATAAATTGCTAAAAGCAAGAACGGAggaaatcgaaataaaaaaaaggcgAATAGAGCTGGATGAATGGAAGAGCGGCATTCGGGAGTAA
- the LOC131997612 gene encoding putative nuclease HARBI1 isoform X3: MLSLGHFFSSDEDDEAYTECDMSALRKEIRQNSDIFAMPNSKLNKDAFKYVLESISGKLQDPIKSSAVPKELKLAVTLRILAEGSYQKGAGNDYNVGLSQSSVSKIFTECIDAMHSEICPKWISVRMTEVEKFEIKDYFYKKFKFPGIIGCIDGTHIKILAPGVGERFKYYNRKGFYSLNATVVCDHKLRIRYISPNHPGSVHDSLVWNTSDLKEFLKTNYLNGETNTWLLGDAGYPLEPYLITPFRSAEDGTAESRFNYIHSQARNVVERTIGVLKNRFRCILGARQLHYKPKMAGKITSVCAALHNICIHYKIESAVEPNESTEIPSNEAMSNLNETSEDATALNIRRRIMQSLDIY, encoded by the exons atgttaagtttgggacattttttttcttcggaTGAAGACGACGAGGCATATACAGAATGTGATATGAGTGCTTTGCGTAAGGAAATAAGACAGaattcggacatatttgcaatgCCCAATTCAAA ATTGAATAAAGATGCTTTTAAATACGTCTTGGAAAGCATATCGGGTAAATTGCAAGACCCAATAAAGTCGTCTGCTGTTCCCAAAGAATTGAAGTTGGCGGTAACATTGCGCATACTTGCTGAAGGCAGTTACCAAAAAGGAGCTGGCAACGACTATAATGTTGGGCTTTCACAGTCTTCTGTaagcaaaatttttacagaatgCATTGATGCAATGCACAGTGAAATTTGTCCAAAATGGATATCGGTTAGAATGACGGAAGTGGAAAAGTTTGAAATAAaggattatttttataaaaagtttaaatttcccGGCATTATTGGATGCATAGATGGAACGCATATCAAAATTTTGGCTCCAGGAGTTGGTGAAAGATTTAAATATTATAATCGAAAAGGATTTTATAGTTTAAATGCTACCGTG GTTTGCGACCATAAACTTAGAATCAGATATATATCCCCCAATCATCCCGGCTCAGTTCACGATTCATTGGTGTGGAATACAAGCGACTTAAAAGAGTTTCTAAAGACCAACTATTTAAATGGCGAAACTAATACATGGCTGCTTG GAGATGCAGGCTACCCTCTTGAACCCTACTTGATAACTCCATTCAGGTCAGCGGAAGACGGAACTGCAGAAAGCCGCTTTAATTACATACATTCACAAGCTAGAAATGTAGTGGAGCGTACAATTGGTGTCCTCAAAAATCGTTTTCGATGTATTTTAGGAGCGAGGCAACTGCATTATAAACCGAAAATGGCTGGAAAAATTACTTCTGTTTGTGCTGCTTTGCATAACATATGTATTCATTACAAAATTGAATCCGCAGTTGAGCCCAATGAAAGCACAGAAATTCCTAGCAATGAAGCAATGTCGAACCTCAATGAAACTAGCGAAGACGCCACTGCTTTAAATATAAGAAGGAGAATTATGCAGTCTTTGGATATTTATTaa
- the LOC131997612 gene encoding putative nuclease HARBI1 isoform X2 gives MLSLGHFFSSDEDDEAYTECDMSALRKEIRQNSDIFAMPNSNFIGLFRLNKDAFKYVLESISGKLQDPIKSSAVPKELKLAVTLRILAEGSYQKGAGNDYNVGLSQSSVSKIFTECIDAMHSEICPKWISVRMTEVEKFEIKDYFYKKFKFPGIIGCIDGTHIKILAPGVGERFKYYNRKGFYSLNATVCDHKLRIRYISPNHPGSVHDSLVWNTSDLKEFLKTNYLNGETNTWLLGDAGYPLEPYLITPFRSAEDGTAESRFNYIHSQARNVVERTIGVLKNRFRCILGARQLHYKPKMAGKITSVCAALHNICIHYKIESAVEPNESTEIPSNEAMSNLNETSEDATALNIRRRIMQSLDIY, from the exons atgttaagtttgggacattttttttcttcggaTGAAGACGACGAGGCATATACAGAATGTGATATGAGTGCTTTGCGTAAGGAAATAAGACAGaattcggacatatttgcaatgCCCAATTCAAA TTTCATTGGCCTTTTTAGATTGAATAAAGATGCTTTTAAATACGTCTTGGAAAGCATATCGGGTAAATTGCAAGACCCAATAAAGTCGTCTGCTGTTCCCAAAGAATTGAAGTTGGCGGTAACATTGCGCATACTTGCTGAAGGCAGTTACCAAAAAGGAGCTGGCAACGACTATAATGTTGGGCTTTCACAGTCTTCTGTaagcaaaatttttacagaatgCATTGATGCAATGCACAGTGAAATTTGTCCAAAATGGATATCGGTTAGAATGACGGAAGTGGAAAAGTTTGAAATAAaggattatttttataaaaagtttaaatttcccGGCATTATTGGATGCATAGATGGAACGCATATCAAAATTTTGGCTCCAGGAGTTGGTGAAAGATTTAAATATTATAATCGAAAAGGATTTTATAGTTTAAATGCTACC GTTTGCGACCATAAACTTAGAATCAGATATATATCCCCCAATCATCCCGGCTCAGTTCACGATTCATTGGTGTGGAATACAAGCGACTTAAAAGAGTTTCTAAAGACCAACTATTTAAATGGCGAAACTAATACATGGCTGCTTG GAGATGCAGGCTACCCTCTTGAACCCTACTTGATAACTCCATTCAGGTCAGCGGAAGACGGAACTGCAGAAAGCCGCTTTAATTACATACATTCACAAGCTAGAAATGTAGTGGAGCGTACAATTGGTGTCCTCAAAAATCGTTTTCGATGTATTTTAGGAGCGAGGCAACTGCATTATAAACCGAAAATGGCTGGAAAAATTACTTCTGTTTGTGCTGCTTTGCATAACATATGTATTCATTACAAAATTGAATCCGCAGTTGAGCCCAATGAAAGCACAGAAATTCCTAGCAATGAAGCAATGTCGAACCTCAATGAAACTAGCGAAGACGCCACTGCTTTAAATATAAGAAGGAGAATTATGCAGTCTTTGGATATTTATTaa
- the LOC131997612 gene encoding putative nuclease HARBI1 isoform X1, whose protein sequence is MLSLGHFFSSDEDDEAYTECDMSALRKEIRQNSDIFAMPNSNFIGLFRLNKDAFKYVLESISGKLQDPIKSSAVPKELKLAVTLRILAEGSYQKGAGNDYNVGLSQSSVSKIFTECIDAMHSEICPKWISVRMTEVEKFEIKDYFYKKFKFPGIIGCIDGTHIKILAPGVGERFKYYNRKGFYSLNATVVCDHKLRIRYISPNHPGSVHDSLVWNTSDLKEFLKTNYLNGETNTWLLGDAGYPLEPYLITPFRSAEDGTAESRFNYIHSQARNVVERTIGVLKNRFRCILGARQLHYKPKMAGKITSVCAALHNICIHYKIESAVEPNESTEIPSNEAMSNLNETSEDATALNIRRRIMQSLDIY, encoded by the exons atgttaagtttgggacattttttttcttcggaTGAAGACGACGAGGCATATACAGAATGTGATATGAGTGCTTTGCGTAAGGAAATAAGACAGaattcggacatatttgcaatgCCCAATTCAAA TTTCATTGGCCTTTTTAGATTGAATAAAGATGCTTTTAAATACGTCTTGGAAAGCATATCGGGTAAATTGCAAGACCCAATAAAGTCGTCTGCTGTTCCCAAAGAATTGAAGTTGGCGGTAACATTGCGCATACTTGCTGAAGGCAGTTACCAAAAAGGAGCTGGCAACGACTATAATGTTGGGCTTTCACAGTCTTCTGTaagcaaaatttttacagaatgCATTGATGCAATGCACAGTGAAATTTGTCCAAAATGGATATCGGTTAGAATGACGGAAGTGGAAAAGTTTGAAATAAaggattatttttataaaaagtttaaatttcccGGCATTATTGGATGCATAGATGGAACGCATATCAAAATTTTGGCTCCAGGAGTTGGTGAAAGATTTAAATATTATAATCGAAAAGGATTTTATAGTTTAAATGCTACCGTG GTTTGCGACCATAAACTTAGAATCAGATATATATCCCCCAATCATCCCGGCTCAGTTCACGATTCATTGGTGTGGAATACAAGCGACTTAAAAGAGTTTCTAAAGACCAACTATTTAAATGGCGAAACTAATACATGGCTGCTTG GAGATGCAGGCTACCCTCTTGAACCCTACTTGATAACTCCATTCAGGTCAGCGGAAGACGGAACTGCAGAAAGCCGCTTTAATTACATACATTCACAAGCTAGAAATGTAGTGGAGCGTACAATTGGTGTCCTCAAAAATCGTTTTCGATGTATTTTAGGAGCGAGGCAACTGCATTATAAACCGAAAATGGCTGGAAAAATTACTTCTGTTTGTGCTGCTTTGCATAACATATGTATTCATTACAAAATTGAATCCGCAGTTGAGCCCAATGAAAGCACAGAAATTCCTAGCAATGAAGCAATGTCGAACCTCAATGAAACTAGCGAAGACGCCACTGCTTTAAATATAAGAAGGAGAATTATGCAGTCTTTGGATATTTATTaa